CGGCCTGAGAGAATTCAAACTATTGTCTTCTTACAAACTGCCTAGTTAACTCACCGTTCATAAACATTACTTGTCCAAGGGCTAACAGAAAATAACGTTCATTTTAATACTCGTATTACGGGCTTTGAAGGAAAATTATGATACTTTTCGGACTTACTCTTATTGACATCACACTAGATTTACTGTTCTAAAAACACATTTTTACGCGAAGTTTCATCGACAGTAAATTTCATTACTGGGTGACTAACTTTTACCAGACTAAAATTTCCATTTTACAATAAATCTCAGCTCTAGTCTGCGCAAATTTTTCGCTTCTGTTACGTTCATCCGGAGCCAGTGCAAGAAACAAGAggactctctctcttttttattatgtcactgaaagtacaaaatcaaatgaaaattttttagaTAAAAGaaatccgcgaaaggcaaaggtcgcgagttcgattctcggtcgggcacacagttttaatctgccaggaagtttcatatcagcgcacactccgctacagagtgaaaatctcattctgtaaatcctTTTCAGTTCGAAAACTATAAATAGAAGAGTTTTAATTAGCAGTTGTCTGTGATCACAATGCAGTGAATCGAATAGTACGGTTAACGATCATAACTTTCAGGATTTACATTATAGTTCCACATTCAAAAACGTTCTCAGGCTTACtaactttctgaaatattttaaaCTTCTGTAACTGATTTTCTGTTTGTTCAAAATCATTCGAAACCAATACCgcacaaaatatattttattcaaGGCAACCGGTTCCAACAGACTTAGCTGCCATCTTCaggttttaaacatttttttgtagtaaaacattttctgtttgttaGATATCTGTTAGACTTTATCATTTAAACGTTTGCAAGGATTTTAAGAAGTAAGAGGTACGTACATTATTTAATCAGGATACTGTTTCCTGGTAAATTATTCTGTCAAGAGAAGACTTCAGTCAGATCCATGGTGTGCCAGTAAAACTGTTACATAAAAAAGCAGCATTTTTAGTATCGTGAGGAAGACGCCGGACCGTAACTGACACGATGAAACTAGTGAAAGTGAGGCTTCCTCGTCTATGCTAGGACGCCTCTGTGACTTAGAATACAGGTGCACGTGAGTACACAGACTCTGCTTCTGCCATGCTTTTCCCAGATGTTGATTAGCTATCACAGAGTGTATTTTATTAGGAACCCGATTTCAGATGGAAGAATTCGCATTTGATTTTGTCGACTATTTATGTCATATATTCGTGAAATTACCTCTTAATAAAAAACTACGGAGCTGTAATGAGTTTGAAACTCATAGATTATAGTCAGGACGCACTGGTATATGGACTTCAGCCAATTGTTTTCATTTGTAAACTCTGTTGCCGAGGGAAAgaatttctttttgaaatttttatgtAGTCTGTTGTTGAATGAGTGACACTACGCCCGACTCTAAGAGTCCCAGCTTTTTCTTGAAGTTCACAAGCTGCCAGTAAGTTATTTAGGTAAGAACACAGTCATCTCACTAGTGCTATTATTCCTTAATTCTACTTGGTACACAAGTTCGTATAGGCAATGCTTATGGCTTTTTCGTGCGAATTTCATATCACTCGAACAAAGAACACAGAACCCATAGCAATTCCGCAGGGACAGTGATTGTTcgttttaatattattttcaaatgtaGGCAGTTTGtctatttaactgttttatacgcTCAAACTGAATTTTGGCTTTCCTGAGGCAACTGTTGTGTGAAGTTTGTACCAGTAAGTTAAGGGAGACTGTGAGAGTTCACCATTCGTCTACTTTGGGTGATCTTTCTGAAAAATCTAAAATGACTCCTTTTCATGCATTAGATGTATGAAGATCGATAttcgtgttttcctttttttaaacttCTACTGATTTACGGGTACCAGTTAAAGTTACTGGAAATATGTGGTGGCAAATCTAATTACGAAGAGTAAAAAGATTATGCCGTAATCATGATCAGTTTCCTGTGTAAAAGCGAAAGCCAGAGATGTAAACGCGAACACAGCCACGCAGCAACGTCTTTTTCTCATTATATATTTTCAGTTATGAGCGGAAATACATCACCGATTATCTCTAGTTGTCAAAATTCAACCCTATGTCCCATGTGTGACATATACGTAGGTAATGTGGAACGCCCTTGTGAATACATAATAAGACATGCTTATTTTCATGTATGGAACAACATCTTTCGTTAGTCATTCATTTATCAGCTACCTCCAAAAGCTCTCCTGTAAAGAGGAGAAGGATCCATCACTTCTATTCACCCTCGTGGTACTTTCTTTTGTTAGCAGAACGTAGTATGGAACAAGCACGCCGACAAAACACTCTAGAAtaagaaaatatagtaattgccCTCCCGGGCAGGCTACAGCCGTATAGAGTTCTGGCAGTAATACTATATTGCGTATACTGTGTGAATCTTCATGTTCTCACTACGTATTACATAGAGGGAATCCAGCCAACCAAAACATAGTCAGTTTTGTTTTGACTGAATTCTTGGAATTTCATGGATTTATTTACTACACCTGAAAAGGTAAAGCCAGGATTCAGATCAGGATACTTGTAATTCGCAGGATGTTTTGACTTATCACATACACTCAAAGTAGCGTACAGACTGCCAAAAGTAAAATAATTGAGTCTCTCCTGTGGCTAAGTCACTCTTCATTAAACGTGTTCACTCACAGTGCAGTACAAGATCTTCTGTGGAAGATGTGGTGAGCAGTCAGCTTTCAGTCTTTTCCTGTCACATATTCCACTTGTACGATAGAGAGGGTAATAATCTTGAAGGGCACATACGAGGGCTTGAGTACTGCtctaacacagttttaatttgtaataTAGTAACTCCCTCATTGTTTCTATGACATTCTCACATTTTCTACTGATTGTGATTGGTCTGAGGTATTAGAAAAACTGGTACCCTGATGAATCTTGAATTGAACAATTTAGGTCTTTCTACATGCACACATCCATAAAATTACGTATTTGAAGCACCTGTAGTTATTGTATCACCCACCATTATCATTGTCGGTGATTCTAGACATTGCAACAATTTCCCCTAGATATAATTTCTGGAGAGAAGCGTCCTTAATATAGCAGTAAGGTGTAAATACTATTTAGAAATTATTTCTtaagtaaatttaaataattgtgGACTGAGTACAATCCCCTGAGGAACATACAAAGTTATTCATATATCTGATAAACCTTTGTCATCTTGGACAGCATAGTCTAGTCTAGCTCCCAGATATAGCTACATCTGAACGCAGTTACTACTGGTTTAAGGAAAATGTATGAGATCCAAATGTGTGGACGCCATTACTTTGTTGACATGATAAGCTGTTCTGCTGAGTTGACGTGACATGGTGTGTTTCCTGCAGGTGTGCGCCGTCCTGATGGCCCTGCTGGTGGCCGTGGCCTTCGCCGCTGAGGAGAAGGACCTGAAGGGCTCCGAGGCAGTGTACGTGGCGTCGCCCTACGCGGCCACCTACGGCTACTACGGCTACCCctacgccgccgccgcctaccgtgCCGCCCCCGTCGTCAGCGCCTACTCCGGCTACCCCTACGCCGCCTACCCCTACTACTACCGCTGAGGTCTCCGCGAGACTCCGCAGCTGACCACTCAACACATGACGGATCAACGCCACACCCaaacacacttttttaaaaatacaaCTGTTTCACAAAACAATATCAGTGTGTACGTTTATTATTTCTCTCCCCATCAATAATCTATTCCACATGATTCCCTTACAGTCTTCCTCAAACTAAAGCAGCATCTTGACATTCATGGACAGTTCCTCAGCTATGTAAAAATGTTGGAAAGTCTGAGTGGTACTAAAAGATACAAAGCAAACGAGAGTATAAATCTCTTGAACAAGTCACATTCActccaaaaattatttttccaAACACAACTGAGTCAAAAAGTCTCTTTTGCCAACATTAAGAAAATGCGAGATCTCACTGGTAACGAAGTTGACCTTATAACCAAAGTAGATCAAAATCATCACACTTGCCACATTATACTTCCCATACTGAATATGAAATAAGTAAAAACGTCTCTGAAGATAAAGAATCAGTGTACCCGGGGAATGAAAGCATTTTCTCGCCATGTGACTCCATGAATGGACGTGAAATAGCTGTACATTAGACGAGACgtatattgaattttgtgtaacttTTAATATACGACCTGCGCCAGTTTCAAGATGCCAGGCCACTTAACTACTCCAGGGACCTCCGAGTTTTCATCTTTAACTGGGACACCCACTgttatacagctctaaaaccagatACATACACTGGATGCAAATCTTATACTTCACATTTGCTGAATGCGAAAAGAGCAATTGGTGAGCTTGTCCATTACTTCCACAAAGCTATAAATTATGCATACTTTGGCTAGTATCTAATCAGTCAAATTAATTGATTAAATAAAGGAAGTTGTCTTATATTCTCACATTCGCTCAGTACAAAAAATGTCTCACACACAAACAATTTGTGCCCCTCTCCAGAGGCCAAACTGCGGAAATGATATCAAATTGTTAATACTTTCGTCTTTTGACGTTCTTTTAAACACACTCTTCTCATTTGGACACATCTATCACTTGTTGCCAATTTTTCCATGTTACTTACTACGCACTGAGTTCTCTGAATGCAAAATAGCCTGCAGAACTTTCACTGACGCGCTTAAATCTACCCTGATCAACGATTAAATAAGAGTTAGCAACTCTTTGATAAGATAGGTATCATACCACTACAGTTATTAGCGTAATTTGGCACAGTAAGTGAACTGAGATATTAGTAGCTGCAGATACGATTATTACTCGTCTCACAAAAGAATAATAGTTTTTTTCTGATCCATAACATAAACAGCACTGAAGTAACAACTGAGGAAGAACGGCTACAAATATTAACAATGTATTAGCGGTAATGGATCTGAAAGAAGAGAAGAGCGAGGAGTAGGAAGAAGAGAAACATGACAGGACACGGgtaatgaagggaggaggataAAAGGACATCACTAACTGAGAAACACTAAAAGAAACAAGCGGAGCTGAGAAAACAAGTGAATACACTGGCTCACAAAGAAAGCGAAGCACTTTGAAGGGAAGGACAaaacgtaataaaaattcacaagttgagAAGGTAtatgatatttcagtgattacaaatcgACAAATCGAATCAAATTAACAAAGAACTTGGCTTGACTTTTCCATACGACGTTGCACCCCCTCCAACTTGGATTGATCCACCGaagcggttgggaagggtgtcataaagctgttggaTCCTCCCCTGAATCAAACTGGTCTACAACTCTTGTACCTGATCCTGTCACCCTGGACGCTGGCACTATGACAGAGTTGACATCCCAGATGTACCGACACATGTTCTGTTGGGAACAGATCTGGGAATCCTACCGGCAATAGGAGTTCCTCACCATCACACAGACATCAATACATTACACTACATTCATCGTTTTCCATAGATCcattggagaggagtctctgggatgtggaaagagtcaaaggtttttttctctttttctcaggtacatggatattgtacaattcttgtGCAGAcggagttatgagctataatcatTGTGAAGATATTCGTCGACagagtaaaaggagttggccaGCAGGAAGTTCTCTCATTCATTCTGAAACCGatatttatcacttacaagacctttgatatacTCTGGTAGTTATTGactatatgagtacccatgtatttgactcctttttgtactaatgttaaggtTTTATAGTTCTTGTACAGATTGTtattggttctggtattataatcatgttttgcactattttgtgtaaaaagacacATGCTGGAAATGACAAAAGGATATCAGTGAGTATGTGTACTAAGAAGCAGTATTTAGAATactaagtttcttaaagaggtctctgcatgatgatcaaggactgacaccagatataactctaatgactcgtttctgaattttgaaaatgttctctttctgAGAGGAGGTTCCCCAAAAGGTGATTCCATAAcgcattagtgaatggaagtaggccgaataaactgacttattcatttttaaatcacctatttctgttACCATGCGTACTGTaattgtagctgaactaaggcgtttcattaagttctagagtgtgagttttccaatttaggttgcggtcaatttgtagccctaaaaattt
This genomic interval from Schistocerca cancellata isolate TAMUIC-IGC-003103 chromosome 3, iqSchCanc2.1, whole genome shotgun sequence contains the following:
- the LOC126176898 gene encoding cuticle protein 4.9-like isoform X2, coding for MKAFVCAVLMALLVAVAFAAEEKDLKGSEAVYVASPYAATYGYYGYPYAAAAYRAAPVVSAYSGYPYAAYPYYYR